One Candidatus Angelobacter sp. genomic region harbors:
- a CDS encoding GlsB/YeaQ/YmgE family stress response membrane protein, whose product MRDGFLIFLFIGLAAGWLAGQFTKGRGFGLLGNLVVGVVGALLGGFLFRLVGLASFGLLGELIMATVGAIVLVYLISLIK is encoded by the coding sequence ATGAGAGACGGCTTTCTCATTTTTCTTTTCATCGGACTGGCGGCTGGGTGGCTGGCCGGACAATTCACCAAGGGGCGCGGATTCGGTTTGTTGGGAAACCTGGTGGTTGGCGTCGTGGGCGCGCTTCTGGGAGGCTTCCTGTTCCGGCTCGTCGGCTTGGCATCATTTGGACTGCTAGGCGAACTCATCATGGCGACCGTCGGCGCGATCGTCCTGGTTTATCTCATCAGCTTGATCAAATAG